The following coding sequences are from one Pseudomonas mendocina window:
- a CDS encoding tRNA-(ms[2]io[6]A)-hydroxylase, with protein MMSTAQHIPSNGEEPVSILQEILEFLGGVSTPDAWLDEALRQQEILLLDHRNLEYKAAQTALSLMGRYLTKTELTARMSRLAREELVHFEQVSKIIRGRGIEVRHVSASRYAAGLRALLRGGEVERLVDVLVVGAFIEARSCERFAALVPRLDAELAKFYAGLLESEGRHYRGYLKLAYLYGDAADVDARIEVVRAVEQELITTPDEQFRFHSGVPAESGREAAI; from the coding sequence ATGATGTCAACTGCCCAGCATATTCCGAGTAACGGCGAGGAACCTGTATCGATCCTGCAGGAAATTCTCGAGTTTCTCGGCGGCGTCTCGACCCCCGATGCCTGGCTGGATGAGGCCTTGCGCCAGCAGGAAATCCTCCTGCTCGACCACCGCAACCTGGAGTACAAGGCAGCGCAGACGGCCCTGAGCCTGATGGGGCGCTACCTGACCAAGACCGAATTGACCGCGAGAATGTCGCGTTTGGCCCGTGAGGAACTGGTGCACTTCGAGCAGGTGAGCAAGATCATCCGCGGGCGTGGCATCGAGGTTCGCCATGTTTCTGCCTCGCGCTACGCTGCTGGCCTGCGCGCACTATTGCGCGGCGGTGAAGTAGAGCGCCTGGTGGATGTGCTGGTGGTGGGCGCTTTCATCGAGGCACGTTCCTGCGAGCGCTTTGCCGCGCTGGTGCCGCGTCTGGATGCGGAGTTGGCCAAGTTCTACGCCGGGCTGCTGGAGAGCGAAGGGCGCCACTACCGGGGCTATCTCAAGCTCGCCTACCTGTATGGCGATGCGGCTGACGTGGATGCGCGTATTGAGGTGGTGCGTGCGGTGGAGCAGGAACTGATCACCACGCCGGACGAGCAGTTCCGTTTCCATAGCGGTGTGCCTGCAGAGAGCGGCCGCGAAGCGGCCATCTGA
- a CDS encoding universal stress protein, giving the protein MQAIRSILVVVEPQHPEGLALKRAKLIAGVTQSHLHLLVCDRKSDHSALLNDLGKALSEEGYSISSQQAWHDNPHQTIIAVQQAEGCGLVIKQHVPDNPLKKAILTPDDWKLLRYCPAPVLMVKTDTSWTGGNILAAVDVGNSDGEHRTLHAGIVSHGYDIAGLAKGTLHVVTAHPTPMLSAADPTFQLKETIEARYREQCRSFQAEYDISDERLHVVEGPADVVIPHMAQQLGAAVTVIGTVARTGISGALIGNTAEVVLDSLESDVLVLKPSDIIAHLEELVAQR; this is encoded by the coding sequence ATGCAAGCGATTCGAAGCATTCTGGTAGTAGTGGAACCACAACACCCGGAGGGCCTTGCACTAAAGCGGGCCAAGCTGATAGCCGGCGTCACTCAATCCCACTTGCACCTGCTGGTGTGCGACCGTAAAAGCGATCACAGCGCCTTGCTCAACGACCTTGGCAAGGCACTCAGCGAAGAGGGCTACAGCATTTCGTCGCAGCAGGCCTGGCATGACAATCCGCACCAGACCATCATCGCCGTGCAACAGGCCGAAGGCTGCGGCCTGGTGATCAAGCAACACGTCCCCGACAACCCGCTGAAAAAGGCCATCCTTACGCCCGATGACTGGAAACTGCTGCGCTACTGCCCGGCTCCAGTCTTGATGGTCAAGACCGACACCTCCTGGACAGGCGGCAATATCCTTGCGGCCGTGGACGTCGGCAATTCCGACGGAGAACATCGCACGCTGCATGCCGGTATCGTCAGCCATGGCTACGACATCGCCGGCCTGGCCAAGGGCACGTTGCACGTGGTCACCGCCCACCCCACGCCGATGCTGTCAGCAGCCGACCCGACCTTCCAGCTCAAGGAGACCATCGAAGCGCGCTACCGCGAGCAGTGTCGCAGCTTCCAGGCCGAATACGACATCAGCGACGAGCGCTTGCATGTCGTCGAAGGGCCTGCCGATGTGGTGATCCCGCACATGGCCCAGCAACTGGGGGCCGCCGTCACGGTGATTGGCACGGTGGCTCGCACCGGCATCTCCGGCGCGTTGATCGGCAATACCGCCGAAGTGGTACTGGACTCACTGGAAAGCGACGTGCTGGTGCTCAAGCCCAGCGACATCATCGCCCACCTCGAGGAACTGGTGGCGCAGCGCTGA
- a CDS encoding DUF1289 domain-containing protein, producing the protein MSNQRIKTPCVGLCSTVYGDVVCRGCKRFHHEVINWNSYNDDEKRAVWTRLEVLLVQVMAAKVEVFDEQRLRGQLEQRQIRFVPQQSPYCWAYQLIARGARVINQLEAYGMVLLPEFRNWALPELRDAIDREFFLLSEAHYERYIAPKFLREGLEMRV; encoded by the coding sequence ATGTCCAATCAGCGCATCAAGACGCCTTGTGTGGGGCTCTGCTCGACCGTTTACGGCGATGTGGTATGCCGCGGTTGCAAACGTTTCCATCACGAGGTGATCAACTGGAACAGCTACAACGACGACGAGAAGCGCGCCGTCTGGACGCGCCTGGAAGTGTTGTTGGTACAGGTGATGGCTGCCAAGGTCGAGGTCTTCGACGAGCAGCGTCTACGTGGGCAGTTGGAGCAGCGGCAGATTCGTTTCGTGCCGCAACAGTCGCCCTATTGCTGGGCCTACCAGCTGATCGCGCGTGGCGCGCGGGTGATCAACCAGCTGGAAGCCTACGGCATGGTGCTGTTGCCCGAATTTCGCAACTGGGCGCTGCCTGAGTTGCGTGATGCCATCGACCGTGAATTCTTCCTGCTTTCGGAAGCGCATTACGAGCGCTACATCGCACCGAAGTTTCTGCGTGAAGGCCTGGAGATGCGGGTTTGA
- the acnB gene encoding bifunctional aconitate hydratase 2/2-methylisocitrate dehydratase, with product MLEAYRKHVAERAAQGIVPQPLNAEQTAGLVELLKNPPAGEEEFLVDLITNRVPPGVDEAAYVKAGFLSAVAKGEATSPLISKQRAVELLGTMQGGYNIATLVELLDDAALGAVAAEQLKHTLLMFDAFHDVAEKAKAGNANAKAVLQSWADGEWFTNKPAIAEKYSLAVFKVPGETNTDDLSPAPDAWSRPDIPLHALAMLKMARDGIVPEQQGAIGPLKQIEEIKAKGFPVAYVGDVVGTGSSRKSATNSVLWFFGDDIPYVPNKRAGGFCFGSKIAPIFYNTMEDAGALPIEFDVSNIHMGDVIDVYPHAGKVCKHGTDEVITTFELKTPVLLDEVRAGGRIPLIVGRGLTEKARAELGLGPTNLFKLPEAPVDTGKGYTLAQKMVGKACGLPEGKGVRPGTYCEPKMTTVGSQDTTGPMTRDELKDLACLGFSADLVMQSFCHTAAYPKPIDVTTHHTLPDFIRTRGGVSLRPGDGIIHSWLNRMLLPDTVGTGGDSHTRFPIGISFPAGSGLVAFAAATGVMPLDMPESVLVRFKGKLQPGITLRDLVHAIPYYAIQKGLLTVEKKGKKNIFSGRILEIEGLDELTVEQAFELSDASAERSAAGCTIKLPEKAIAEYLKSNITLLRWMISEGYGDARTMERRAQAMEAWLANPQLLAADADAEYAEIIEIDLADVKEPVLCAPNDPDDARLLSTVQGEKIDEVFIGSCMTNIGHFRAAGKLLDKVKGSIPTRLWLSPPTKMDAHQLTEEGYYGIYGKAGARMEMPGCSLCMGNQARVAANSTVVSTSTRNFPNRLGDGANVYLASAELAAVASIIGKLPTVEEYMEYAKNIDSMAGDIYRYLSFDQIADFREAAANAKIPVVQA from the coding sequence GTGCTTGAAGCCTATCGCAAACACGTAGCAGAGCGTGCCGCTCAGGGTATCGTGCCCCAGCCGCTGAACGCCGAACAAACCGCAGGCCTGGTCGAGCTGCTGAAAAACCCGCCGGCTGGCGAAGAAGAATTCCTCGTAGACCTGATCACCAACCGCGTACCGCCAGGCGTGGACGAAGCTGCCTACGTCAAGGCCGGTTTCCTCTCTGCCGTTGCCAAGGGCGAAGCCACTTCCCCGCTGATCAGCAAACAACGCGCCGTTGAACTGCTGGGCACCATGCAAGGCGGCTACAACATCGCCACCCTGGTCGAACTACTGGACGACGCCGCCCTGGGCGCCGTTGCCGCCGAGCAACTCAAGCACACCCTGCTGATGTTCGACGCCTTCCACGACGTTGCCGAGAAAGCCAAGGCTGGCAATGCCAACGCCAAAGCCGTTCTGCAGTCCTGGGCCGATGGCGAATGGTTCACCAACAAGCCGGCCATTGCCGAGAAATACAGCCTGGCTGTATTCAAGGTGCCTGGCGAAACCAACACCGATGACCTGTCCCCTGCCCCGGACGCCTGGTCGCGCCCTGACATCCCGCTCCACGCCCTGGCCATGCTGAAAATGGCTCGTGACGGCATCGTACCGGAGCAGCAAGGCGCTATCGGCCCGCTCAAGCAGATCGAAGAGATCAAGGCCAAGGGCTTCCCGGTCGCCTACGTCGGTGACGTGGTCGGTACCGGTTCCTCGCGTAAGTCCGCCACCAACTCGGTGCTGTGGTTCTTCGGCGACGACATCCCCTACGTTCCGAACAAGCGTGCTGGCGGCTTCTGCTTTGGCAGCAAGATCGCCCCGATCTTCTACAACACCATGGAAGACGCTGGCGCTCTGCCGATCGAATTCGACGTGTCGAACATCCACATGGGCGACGTGATCGACGTCTACCCGCACGCTGGCAAAGTCTGCAAACACGGCACCGACGAGGTCATCACCACCTTCGAACTGAAGACTCCGGTGCTGCTCGACGAAGTCCGCGCTGGCGGCCGCATCCCGCTGATCGTCGGTCGTGGCCTGACCGAAAAAGCCCGCGCCGAACTGGGCCTGGGCCCAACCAACCTGTTCAAGCTGCCTGAAGCACCTGTCGACACTGGCAAGGGCTACACCCTGGCACAGAAGATGGTCGGCAAGGCCTGCGGCCTGCCGGAAGGCAAAGGCGTTCGCCCAGGCACTTACTGCGAACCGAAGATGACCACCGTCGGCTCCCAGGACACCACTGGCCCGATGACCCGCGACGAGCTGAAAGACCTGGCGTGCCTGGGCTTCTCCGCTGACCTGGTCATGCAGTCCTTCTGCCACACCGCGGCCTATCCGAAGCCGATCGACGTCACCACCCACCACACCCTGCCGGATTTCATCCGCACCCGTGGCGGCGTGTCGCTGCGTCCTGGCGACGGCATCATCCACAGCTGGCTGAACCGCATGCTGCTGCCGGACACCGTCGGTACCGGTGGTGACTCGCACACCCGCTTCCCGATCGGCATCTCCTTCCCGGCCGGTTCCGGCCTGGTGGCCTTCGCCGCTGCCACCGGCGTCATGCCGCTGGACATGCCGGAATCCGTTCTGGTGCGTTTCAAGGGCAAGCTGCAACCGGGCATCACCCTGCGTGACCTGGTACATGCCATCCCTTACTACGCCATCCAGAAAGGCCTGCTGACCGTCGAGAAGAAGGGCAAGAAGAACATCTTCTCCGGCCGCATCCTGGAAATCGAAGGTCTCGACGAACTGACCGTCGAGCAAGCGTTCGAACTGTCCGACGCTTCTGCCGAGCGTTCGGCTGCTGGCTGCACCATCAAGCTGCCGGAAAAAGCCATCGCCGAGTACCTGAAGTCGAATATCACCCTGCTGCGCTGGATGATCAGCGAAGGCTACGGCGATGCTCGCACCATGGAGCGTCGCGCTCAGGCCATGGAAGCCTGGCTGGCCAACCCGCAACTGCTGGCCGCCGACGCCGATGCCGAGTACGCCGAAATCATCGAAATCGACCTGGCCGACGTCAAGGAGCCTGTGCTCTGCGCGCCGAACGACCCGGACGACGCGCGTCTGCTGTCGACCGTTCAGGGCGAGAAGATCGACGAAGTGTTCATCGGTTCGTGCATGACCAACATCGGTCACTTCCGCGCTGCCGGCAAGCTGCTCGACAAGGTCAAAGGCTCCATCCCGACCCGTCTGTGGCTGTCGCCGCCGACCAAGATGGACGCTCACCAGCTGACCGAAGAAGGCTACTACGGCATCTACGGTAAGGCTGGCGCGCGCATGGAAATGCCGGGTTGCTCGCTGTGCATGGGTAACCAGGCACGTGTAGCGGCGAACTCCACCGTGGTATCGACCTCGACGCGTAACTTCCCGAACCGTCTGGGCGATGGTGCCAACGTGTACCTGGCATCGGCCGAACTGGCCGCTGTCGCTTCGATCATCGGCAAACTGCCGACCGTCGAGGAGTACATGGAGTACGCGAAGAACATCGACAGCATGGCTGGCGACATCTACCGCTACCTGAGCTTCGACCAGATCGCCGACTTCCGTGAAGCTGCGGCTAACGCCAAGATCCCGGTCGTTCAGGCCTGA
- a CDS encoding CmpA/NrtA family ABC transporter substrate-binding protein produces the protein MSEHDTPRDDALTWAWGSDAPEKSVLNIGFMALSDSASVIVAATQGFAEKYGLSLRLQRQTSWASSRDRLLSGELDAAHSLYGLIYGVQLGLGGAAATDMAVLMGLNQNGQSINLSHTLQAAGVTSGEALRQYVHQHEARLTFAQTFPTGTHAMWLYYWLASQGIHPLHDVDSVVVPPPQMVEHLEAKRIDGFCVGEPWTAKAVDEHLGCTVTTIQAIWPDHPEKVLGCTRAFVEQNPNTARALIMAVLDAARFIDESEENKRSTALLLSGNDYVNAPVSAITPRFLGHYQDGLGNAWQDEHPLRFHADGLVNQPYLSDAMWFMTQFRRWGLLRSDPDYLGVARQVQQLALYREAASALGMSVPGEMRSSILQDGTCWDGSEPAAYARSFRLHALTHSL, from the coding sequence ATGAGCGAACACGACACCCCACGAGACGATGCCCTGACTTGGGCTTGGGGCAGCGACGCTCCGGAAAAGAGCGTACTGAACATCGGCTTCATGGCGTTGAGCGATTCGGCCTCGGTGATAGTCGCTGCCACTCAGGGCTTTGCCGAGAAATATGGCCTGAGCCTCAGACTGCAACGCCAAACGTCCTGGGCGAGCTCGCGCGACCGACTACTCAGCGGCGAGCTGGATGCCGCACACAGCCTGTACGGACTGATCTATGGTGTGCAACTGGGCCTCGGTGGTGCAGCGGCAACGGACATGGCCGTGCTCATGGGGCTGAACCAGAACGGCCAGAGCATCAACTTGTCGCACACACTGCAAGCCGCCGGCGTGACCAGCGGCGAAGCACTGCGGCAATACGTGCACCAGCATGAAGCACGCCTGACCTTCGCCCAGACCTTCCCCACCGGCACTCACGCCATGTGGCTTTACTACTGGCTGGCCAGCCAGGGCATCCACCCACTGCACGACGTCGACAGCGTGGTGGTACCACCACCACAAATGGTCGAGCATCTGGAGGCCAAGCGCATCGACGGCTTTTGCGTCGGCGAACCCTGGACGGCCAAAGCAGTCGATGAACATCTCGGCTGTACCGTCACCACCATTCAGGCGATCTGGCCTGATCACCCGGAAAAAGTACTGGGCTGCACCCGTGCCTTCGTTGAGCAGAACCCCAACACCGCCCGCGCCCTGATCATGGCCGTGCTCGACGCTGCACGCTTCATCGATGAGAGCGAGGAAAACAAACGCAGTACCGCCCTGCTACTCAGCGGCAACGACTACGTCAATGCACCGGTTTCTGCCATCACCCCGCGCTTTCTTGGCCACTATCAGGACGGTCTCGGCAATGCCTGGCAGGATGAGCATCCGCTGCGCTTCCACGCAGACGGCCTGGTCAACCAGCCCTACCTGTCCGACGCCATGTGGTTCATGACCCAGTTCCGCCGCTGGGGTCTACTGCGCAGCGACCCCGACTACCTCGGCGTGGCCCGCCAGGTGCAACAACTGGCCCTGTACCGCGAGGCCGCATCGGCACTGGGTATGTCGGTGCCGGGCGAGATGCGCAGCTCCATCCTGCAGGATGGCACCTGCTGGGACGGTAGCGAGCCCGCCGCCTATGCCCGCAGTTTCCGCCTGCATGCCCTGACTCACAGCCTGTAA
- a CDS encoding ANTAR domain-containing response regulator, with protein sequence MLRILLINDTPKKVGRLKCALIEAGFEVIDESGLTIDLPERVEAVRPDVILIDTESPGRDVMEQVVLVSRDQPRPIVMFTDEHDPGVMRQAIQSGVSAYIVEGIHAQRLQPILDVAMARFESDQALRAQLQARDAQLAERKRVELAKGLLMKMKSCDEEEAYTLMRRQAMSRQQKLIQVAEQIIAMHDMLGG encoded by the coding sequence ATGCTGCGTATCCTTTTGATCAATGACACCCCGAAGAAGGTCGGTCGCCTGAAATGCGCGCTGATCGAAGCAGGTTTCGAGGTGATCGACGAGTCCGGTCTGACCATCGACCTGCCCGAACGCGTGGAGGCGGTACGACCCGATGTGATCCTGATCGATACCGAGTCACCCGGTCGCGATGTGATGGAACAGGTGGTACTGGTCAGCCGCGACCAACCACGGCCCATCGTCATGTTCACCGACGAGCACGACCCCGGCGTGATGCGCCAGGCAATCCAGAGCGGCGTCAGCGCCTACATCGTCGAGGGCATTCACGCCCAGCGTCTGCAACCCATCCTCGATGTCGCCATGGCGCGCTTCGAGAGCGATCAGGCGCTACGCGCACAACTGCAGGCACGCGATGCGCAACTGGCCGAACGCAAGCGTGTAGAACTGGCCAAGGGCCTGTTGATGAAGATGAAAAGTTGCGATGAAGAAGAGGCCTATACCCTGATGCGCCGCCAGGCGATGAGCCGGCAGCAGAAGCTGATCCAGGTGGCCGAGCAGATCATCGCCATGCACGACATGCTCGGCGGTTGA
- the alaC gene encoding alanine transaminase: protein MAENAKRRFARIDRLPPYVFNITAELKMAARRRGEDIIDFSMGNPDGATPPHIVEKLVQVAQREDTHGYSTSRGIPRLRRAISRWYKDRYDVEIDPESEAIVTIGSKEGLAHLMLATLDHGDTVLVPNPSYPIHIYGAVIAGAQVRSVPLIPGVDFFAELERAIRESIPKPKMMILGFPSNPTAQCVELDFFERVVTLAKQYDVLVIHDLAYADIVYDGWKAPSIMQVPGAKDIAVEFFTLSKSYNMAGWRIGFMVGNPELVSALARIKSYHDYGTFTPLQVAAIAALEGDQQCVRDIAEQYRQRRNLLVKGLHEIGWMVEKPKASMYIWAKIPDAYAHLGSLEFAKKLLAEAKVCVSPGLGFGDYGDDHVRFALIENQDRSRQALRGIKAMFRADGLLPGKPAKAENE, encoded by the coding sequence ATGGCTGAGAACGCCAAGCGCCGCTTTGCGCGCATCGATCGTCTCCCCCCCTATGTCTTCAACATCACCGCCGAACTCAAGATGGCTGCACGCCGTCGCGGCGAGGACATCATCGACTTCTCCATGGGTAACCCCGACGGTGCGACTCCGCCGCATATCGTCGAGAAACTCGTGCAGGTCGCACAACGTGAAGACACCCACGGATACTCCACCTCCCGCGGTATTCCCCGCCTGCGCCGCGCCATTTCGCGCTGGTACAAGGACCGCTATGACGTGGAGATCGATCCGGAAAGCGAAGCCATCGTCACCATCGGCTCCAAGGAAGGCCTGGCGCACCTGATGCTGGCCACCCTGGATCATGGCGACACCGTACTGGTGCCCAACCCCAGTTACCCGATCCACATCTACGGCGCAGTGATCGCCGGCGCCCAGGTGCGCTCCGTACCGCTGATCCCTGGCGTGGACTTCTTCGCCGAACTGGAACGCGCCATTCGCGAATCGATCCCCAAGCCGAAAATGATGATTCTCGGCTTCCCCTCCAACCCCACCGCGCAGTGCGTGGAGCTGGACTTCTTCGAACGCGTGGTGACCCTGGCCAAGCAGTACGACGTGCTGGTGATTCACGATCTGGCCTACGCCGATATCGTCTACGACGGCTGGAAAGCGCCATCGATCATGCAGGTACCGGGCGCCAAGGACATCGCGGTGGAGTTCTTCACCCTGTCCAAGAGCTACAACATGGCCGGCTGGCGTATCGGCTTCATGGTCGGCAACCCGGAACTGGTCAGCGCCTTGGCGCGGATCAAGAGCTATCACGACTACGGCACCTTCACGCCGCTGCAGGTCGCGGCCATCGCCGCACTGGAAGGCGATCAGCAATGCGTGCGCGATATCGCCGAGCAGTACCGCCAGCGCCGCAACCTGTTGGTCAAGGGCCTGCACGAAATCGGCTGGATGGTGGAAAAACCAAAGGCCTCGATGTACATCTGGGCCAAGATTCCCGACGCTTACGCTCACCTGGGCTCGCTGGAGTTCGCCAAGAAGCTGCTGGCAGAAGCCAAGGTCTGCGTCTCACCCGGACTGGGTTTCGGTGATTACGGCGACGACCACGTGCGCTTCGCCCTGATCGAGAACCAGGATCGTAGCCGCCAGGCGCTGCGCGGCATCAAGGCAATGTTCCGGGCGGACGGTCTACTGCCGGGCAAACCGGCCAAAGCCGAGAACGAGTAA
- a CDS encoding 1-acyl-sn-glycerol-3-phosphate acyltransferase: MLFVLRMLLMGVHFVVAGLLGLLLGLCRPFNPDNSRLCARLYSLPALCLLRLKLKTDVRPLLEHQRSCVIIANHQSNFDLYVLGRVVPERTVSIGKKSLKWVPFFGQLYWLAGNVLIDRSNAVAAKRAMLTTTETLRNRDTSIWVFPEGTRNLGRGLLPFKKGAFQMAITAGVPIIPVCVSNYAKSMRLNRWSSGRIMIRSLPAIPTEGLSLDDMPALMERCQQVMSECISSMDAELATA, encoded by the coding sequence ATGCTTTTCGTTTTGCGCATGTTGCTGATGGGCGTGCACTTCGTTGTGGCCGGTCTGCTCGGCCTCTTGCTCGGCCTGTGTCGCCCATTCAACCCAGACAACAGTCGCCTCTGCGCACGCCTCTATTCGCTCCCCGCCCTGTGCCTGCTACGCCTGAAATTGAAGACCGATGTACGCCCACTGCTGGAGCACCAACGTTCCTGCGTGATCATCGCCAACCACCAATCCAACTTCGATCTGTACGTGCTCGGTCGCGTAGTGCCGGAGCGCACCGTAAGCATCGGCAAGAAAAGCCTCAAATGGGTGCCATTCTTCGGCCAGTTATACTGGCTGGCCGGCAACGTGCTGATCGACCGCAGCAATGCCGTGGCCGCCAAGCGCGCGATGCTGACCACCACCGAAACCCTGCGCAATCGCGACACCTCGATCTGGGTCTTCCCCGAAGGCACCCGCAACCTCGGTCGCGGCCTGCTGCCATTCAAGAAAGGCGCGTTTCAGATGGCGATCACTGCCGGTGTGCCGATCATCCCGGTGTGCGTCAGCAACTACGCCAAGTCCATGCGCCTCAACCGCTGGAGCAGCGGCCGCATCATGATTCGCTCGCTCCCGGCGATACCCACCGAAGGCCTCAGCCTCGACGACATGCCCGCCCTGATGGAACGCTGCCAGCAGGTCATGAGCGAGTGCATCAGCAGTATGGACGCAGAACTGGCAACGGCTTGA
- a CDS encoding amidotransferase: MSLRICILETDILRPELVDQYQGYGRMFEQLFAKQPLAAEFSVYNVVEGNYPPDSEHFDAYLVTGSKADSFGSDPWIQTLKAYLLDRYKRGHKLLGICFGHQLLALLLGGKTERAEQGWGVGVHNYRIASQPQWMDPPLDNLQLLISHQDQVTRLPENATLLATSDFCPNAAYHIEDQVLCFQGHPEFIHDYSRALLELRQQHLGEQVYQSGVESLQHPQQGNAVAEWMMRFVAQGKEAKV, translated from the coding sequence ATGTCACTGCGTATCTGCATCCTGGAAACTGACATTCTGCGCCCCGAGCTGGTCGACCAGTACCAAGGGTACGGCCGCATGTTCGAGCAATTGTTCGCCAAGCAACCGCTGGCCGCAGAGTTCAGTGTCTACAACGTAGTGGAGGGTAACTACCCGCCCGATAGCGAGCATTTCGATGCCTATCTGGTGACGGGCAGCAAGGCTGACTCGTTCGGCAGCGACCCCTGGATCCAGACGCTCAAGGCCTATCTGCTCGATCGCTACAAGCGTGGCCACAAATTGCTCGGCATATGCTTCGGCCATCAGTTGCTGGCTCTGCTGCTGGGTGGCAAGACCGAGCGCGCCGAGCAGGGTTGGGGTGTTGGGGTGCACAACTACCGGATTGCCAGCCAGCCGCAGTGGATGGATCCGCCTTTGGATAACCTGCAGTTGCTGATCAGTCACCAGGATCAGGTCACCCGACTGCCAGAGAACGCCACGCTGCTGGCTACCAGTGATTTCTGCCCGAACGCGGCCTATCACATCGAAGATCAGGTGCTGTGCTTCCAGGGGCACCCGGAATTCATCCACGACTATTCGCGGGCGTTGCTCGAGCTGCGCCAGCAGCACCTGGGCGAGCAGGTTTACCAGAGCGGTGTCGAGAGCCTCCAGCATCCGCAGCAGGGCAATGCGGTCGCTGAGTGGATGATGCGTTTCGTCGCTCAGGGTAAAGAAGCCAAGGTGTGA
- a CDS encoding PA2485 family small membrane protein, which yields MSIYAALASFAAASAFQTSAPARPAPAAPAARDIRKS from the coding sequence ATGAGCATCTATGCCGCACTCGCCAGCTTCGCCGCTGCTTCCGCCTTCCAGACCTCGGCTCCGGCTCGTCCCGCTCCTGCAGCGCCAGCCGCCCGCGACATCCGTAAAAGCTGA
- the ptrC gene encoding type III secretion system co-regulatory protein PtrC encodes MHSQLSHDAYGVTYVHLQDGGLQFETEAALQLDDGSMLTLRMPTRHSEILAIHEAVCIQQGWCQAA; translated from the coding sequence ATGCACAGCCAACTCAGTCATGACGCCTACGGCGTCACCTATGTTCATCTGCAAGACGGTGGCCTGCAATTCGAAACCGAAGCCGCCCTGCAGCTCGACGACGGCAGCATGCTGACCCTGCGCATGCCGACCCGGCACAGCGAGATACTGGCGATCCACGAAGCCGTGTGCATCCAGCAGGGCTGGTGCCAGGCAGCGTGA
- a CDS encoding PepSY domain-containing protein has product MIALLAGSLLLSSHAFADRPGSDWISIEDALSKARAAGYTELHKIEADNDGYWEGEGLKEDGRLHEFRIDGKSGAVIRDQLDD; this is encoded by the coding sequence CTGATCGCCCTGCTCGCTGGCAGCCTGCTGCTGAGCAGCCATGCTTTCGCCGATCGCCCCGGCAGTGACTGGATCAGTATCGAGGACGCCCTGAGCAAAGCCCGCGCAGCCGGCTACACCGAACTGCACAAGATCGAGGCCGACAATGACGGTTACTGGGAAGGCGAAGGCCTGAAAGAGGATGGCCGTCTTCACGAATTCCGTATCGACGGCAAGAGCGGTGCAGTGATTCGCGACCAGTTGGACGATTGA